Proteins encoded together in one Candidatus Hydrogenedentota bacterium window:
- the dnaK gene encoding molecular chaperone DnaK → MSKVIGIDLGTTNSCVAVMEGGEPVVIANAEGNRTTPSVVAFAKDGERLVGAVAKRQAVTNPQNTVFSIKRFMGRQHGEVGSEEKLVPYRVTSSPSGDVQVEVGGRTHRPPEISAMILQKMKETAESYLGHPVTQAVVTVPAYFNDSQRQATKDAGRIAGLEVLRIINEPTAAALAYGLEKKRDEKVAVYDLGGGTFDVSILAIGDDSFEVLSTNGDTHLGGDDFDQRIIDWLAEEFMKDQGIDLRKDPMALQRLKEGAEKAKCELSSAMTTDINLPFITADQSGPKHMNYTLTRAKLEQLCDDLLQRTKKPCFRALEDAGLTAAQVDEVILVGGMTRMPAVGRIVKDTFGKEPHRGVNPDEVVAIGAAIQGGVLSGEVKDVLLLDVTPLSLGIETLGGVCTKLIERNTTIPVTKRQVFSTAADGQTAVTIHVLQGEREMASDNRTLGKFDLLGIPPAPRGVPQVEVSFDIDANGIVHVSAKDLGTGKEQAIRIESSSGLSEEEIKRMVGEAERHAGEDKQRRRLVEAKNNADAMVYQTEKGLKEYGDKVADTDRKAVEDALETLRQAAKGDDADAIESALSGLTSVSHKMAEAMYAQAAPQGAPQPEPGQGAGDAMDADFTVKDGDDKNN, encoded by the coding sequence ATGAGCAAGGTAATCGGCATTGACCTGGGAACCACCAACTCCTGCGTGGCCGTGATGGAGGGCGGCGAGCCCGTCGTCATCGCGAACGCCGAGGGCAACCGCACCACCCCGTCCGTCGTGGCCTTCGCCAAGGACGGCGAGCGCCTCGTGGGCGCGGTGGCGAAGCGCCAGGCGGTGACCAACCCGCAGAACACCGTTTTCTCCATCAAGCGCTTCATGGGCCGCCAGCACGGCGAGGTCGGCTCCGAGGAGAAGCTGGTGCCCTACCGGGTCACCTCGAGCCCGTCGGGCGACGTGCAGGTGGAGGTCGGCGGCCGCACCCACCGTCCTCCGGAAATCTCCGCCATGATCCTCCAGAAGATGAAGGAGACGGCGGAGTCCTATCTGGGCCACCCGGTGACCCAGGCCGTGGTCACCGTGCCCGCCTACTTCAACGACTCGCAGCGCCAGGCCACCAAGGATGCCGGCCGCATCGCCGGGCTGGAGGTCCTGCGCATCATCAACGAGCCCACGGCGGCGGCGCTGGCCTACGGCCTGGAGAAGAAGCGCGACGAGAAAGTCGCCGTCTACGACCTGGGCGGCGGCACCTTCGACGTGTCCATCCTCGCCATCGGCGACGACAGTTTCGAGGTGCTCAGCACGAACGGCGACACCCACCTGGGCGGCGACGACTTCGACCAGCGGATCATTGACTGGCTGGCGGAGGAGTTCATGAAGGACCAGGGCATTGACCTTCGGAAGGACCCCATGGCCCTCCAGCGCCTGAAAGAGGGGGCGGAAAAGGCGAAGTGCGAGCTGTCCTCCGCCATGACCACGGACATCAACCTGCCCTTCATCACGGCGGACCAGAGCGGCCCGAAGCACATGAACTACACCCTCACCCGCGCCAAACTGGAGCAGCTCTGCGACGACCTGCTCCAGCGCACGAAGAAGCCCTGCTTCCGCGCCCTGGAGGACGCCGGCCTCACGGCGGCCCAGGTGGACGAGGTCATCCTCGTTGGCGGCATGACCCGCATGCCCGCCGTCGGCCGCATCGTGAAGGACACCTTCGGGAAGGAGCCCCACCGCGGCGTGAACCCCGACGAGGTCGTCGCCATCGGCGCGGCCATCCAGGGCGGCGTGCTTTCCGGCGAGGTGAAGGACGTGCTCCTGCTCGACGTGACGCCGCTCTCCCTGGGCATCGAGACCCTCGGCGGCGTCTGCACCAAGCTCATCGAGCGCAACACGACGATCCCGGTGACCAAGCGCCAGGTCTTCTCCACCGCCGCCGACGGCCAGACCGCCGTGACCATCCACGTGCTCCAGGGCGAGCGCGAGATGGCCTCCGACAACCGCACCCTCGGCAAGTTCGACCTCCTCGGCATCCCCCCCGCGCCGCGCGGCGTGCCCCAGGTGGAGGTCTCCTTCGACATTGACGCGAACGGCATCGTCCACGTCTCCGCCAAGGACCTAGGCACGGGCAAGGAGCAGGCCATCCGCATCGAGTCCTCCAGCGGCCTGTCGGAGGAGGAGATCAAGCGCATGGTCGGCGAGGCCGAGCGCCACGCCGGCGAGGACAAGCAGCGCCGCAGGCTGGTCGAGGCGAAGAACAACGCCGACGCCATGGTGTACCAGACCGAGAAGGGCCTGAAGGAGTACGGCGACAAGGTGGCCGACACGGACCGGAAAGCCGTCGAGGACGCCCTGGAGACGCTGCGCCAGGCCGCCAAGGGCGACGACGCCGACGCCATTGAGTCCGCCCTCAGCGGGCTGACCTCGGTGTCCCACAAGATGGCCGAGGCCATGTACGCCCAGGCCGCCCCGCAGGGCGCGCCCCAGCCCGAGCCGGGGCAGGGCGCCGGGGACGCCATGGACGCGGACTTCACGGTGAAGGACGGGGACGACAAGAACAACTGA
- a CDS encoding sigma-70 family RNA polymerase sigma factor — MSELAAKTDEELMTLVRGDHDPALGELVRRHQNDIFRFCAFYLRNADAALDKTQETFIRLYVARERFDSERKFKPWAMCIARNLCLNELQRRKTVRMESLESYASSSRDEAGGLDRFAVDGPSGVLETNERHAALMAALNELNEDARELLMMRYFEQMSARDIAEVVDSTEGAVRTRLHRAMNQLRAVCETRKESF, encoded by the coding sequence ATGTCGGAACTGGCCGCAAAGACAGATGAAGAGCTCATGACCCTGGTGCGGGGGGACCATGACCCCGCCCTGGGCGAGCTGGTGCGCCGCCACCAGAACGACATCTTCCGCTTTTGCGCGTTTTACCTGCGCAACGCGGATGCCGCACTGGACAAGACGCAGGAAACGTTCATCCGCCTCTACGTGGCGCGGGAACGCTTCGACAGCGAGCGAAAGTTTAAGCCCTGGGCCATGTGCATCGCCCGCAACCTCTGCCTCAATGAGCTGCAGCGGCGCAAGACGGTGCGCATGGAAAGCCTGGAATCCTATGCCAGCTCATCGCGGGACGAGGCGGGCGGCCTGGACCGCTTCGCCGTGGACGGTCCCTCGGGCGTGCTGGAGACCAATGAGCGCCACGCCGCCCTGATGGCCGCGCTCAACGAGTTGAATGAAGACGCGCGCGAACTGCTCATGATGCGCTATTTCGAGCAGATGTCCGCACGGGACATCGCCGAGGTGGTGGACAGCACGGAGGGCGCGGTGCGGACTAGGCTGCACCGGGCCATGAACCAGCTCCGCGCCGTGTGCGAGACGAGGAAAGAGTCCTTTTAG
- the hrcA gene encoding heat-inducible transcription repressor HrcA — protein sequence MQKHPELTDREREILHAVVNSYIISAEAVGSRTVVKRFGMELSPATVRNVMSDLEEMGLLEQLHTSSGRVPTGAGYQYYIDHLMRVQELTLRERRRIEEELSERLDDADGVLRRASHLLALVSHHAGLAETPADKAAVAMRVDLVRVGPAKLAMLVVDNFGRVRSVMAQVASPMEDTELEQLNRFMNEHLHGAPVDQLSVRVEERLRLYLDEQRRLAQRALEVLELLPRRPQGMLIVEGTSQLLEQPEFQDMRQARDVFNLLEEREELLGLLRSASDEGGRSAVFLGGGARKLEGLGLVAAPYEVDGRKAGMIGVLGPRRMHYSKLTAVVEYTAGLVGRILTRLSG from the coding sequence ATGCAAAAACACCCGGAACTGACGGATCGGGAGCGGGAAATCCTGCATGCCGTGGTGAACAGCTACATCATCTCGGCGGAGGCGGTGGGTTCCCGGACCGTGGTGAAGCGCTTCGGCATGGAGCTCAGCCCGGCCACGGTGCGCAACGTGATGTCCGACCTGGAGGAGATGGGGCTGCTGGAGCAGCTCCATACCAGCTCGGGCCGCGTGCCGACGGGCGCGGGCTACCAGTACTACATTGACCATCTGATGCGCGTGCAGGAGCTTACGCTGCGCGAGCGGCGGCGGATTGAGGAGGAGTTGTCGGAGCGCCTGGACGACGCGGACGGCGTGCTCCGTCGGGCGAGCCACCTGCTGGCGCTGGTGTCGCACCATGCGGGCCTCGCGGAGACCCCCGCGGACAAGGCCGCGGTGGCGATGCGCGTGGACCTCGTGCGCGTGGGGCCGGCGAAGCTGGCCATGCTGGTGGTGGACAATTTCGGGCGCGTGCGCTCGGTGATGGCCCAGGTGGCCAGCCCGATGGAGGACACGGAGCTCGAACAGTTGAACCGGTTCATGAACGAGCACCTGCACGGCGCCCCGGTGGACCAGCTTTCGGTCCGCGTGGAGGAGCGCCTGCGGCTGTACCTCGACGAGCAGCGGCGGCTGGCCCAGCGCGCGCTGGAGGTGCTGGAGCTGCTGCCCCGGCGCCCCCAGGGCATGCTCATCGTGGAGGGCACCTCGCAGCTTTTGGAGCAGCCCGAGTTCCAGGACATGCGCCAGGCCCGCGACGTGTTCAACCTCCTGGAGGAGCGCGAGGAGCTGCTGGGGCTGCTGCGGTCCGCCTCCGACGAGGGCGGGCGCAGCGCGGTGTTCCTAGGCGGCGGCGCGCGCAAGCTGGAGGGCCTGGGCCTCGTGGCCGCGCCCTACGAGGTGGACGGCCGGAAGGCGGGCATGATCGGCGTGCTCGGGCCGCGCCGGATGCACTACTCGAAACTGACCGCCGTGGTCGAGTACACGGCCGGACTGGTCGGCCGGATCCTCACCCGGCTTTCGGGCTGA
- a CDS encoding M20/M25/M40 family metallo-hydrolase, with amino-acid sequence MTDNAAVFQTMAAGMAARIRKICEEFGPRPPGSPGEARCQEYLAGELRAAGLDPVLETFPVAQKAFMAVPMLSSLLTVASLPFYWLAPWAGVLLSAAALALFVLEVGLYRHVLTPFFPKSVSTNVHALVSPSGPVRRRIILCGHADAAYEWRFQHDSNRLFPLIVPMIIIGVLAVAALHLLNALFLGGAAWAGMAQLAAGLLALPGVFFTRFSVVAPGAADNLSGALLTVALAEHYSRPENRLADTEIVALVTGSEEAGLCGAAAFAARHKAEWGDVETVALALDTFNDKDWFRVYHRDMNGVVRNDPAFCRFLQETGQTLGLSLPLAVVTVGSSDAAAFSRAGIPAALLAAMDPRPAHYYHNRRDTWENLDASCLELGCRMAAASVDRFGAGHLAR; translated from the coding sequence GAGGCCCGGTGCCAGGAGTACCTGGCCGGGGAGCTGCGCGCCGCGGGGCTTGACCCGGTGCTGGAGACCTTTCCCGTGGCGCAGAAGGCCTTCATGGCCGTTCCCATGCTGTCCAGCCTCCTCACGGTGGCCTCCCTGCCGTTCTACTGGCTCGCGCCGTGGGCGGGGGTTCTCCTCAGCGCCGCCGCCCTGGCGTTGTTCGTGCTGGAGGTCGGCCTGTACCGCCATGTGCTTACGCCGTTTTTCCCGAAATCCGTGTCCACCAACGTGCACGCCCTGGTGTCGCCGTCCGGGCCGGTGCGCCGGCGCATCATTCTCTGCGGCCACGCCGACGCCGCCTACGAGTGGCGGTTCCAGCACGACAGCAACCGCCTGTTTCCCCTGATCGTCCCCATGATCATCATTGGCGTGCTGGCGGTCGCGGCGCTGCACCTGCTCAACGCGCTGTTCCTTGGCGGCGCGGCCTGGGCGGGCATGGCCCAGCTGGCCGCCGGATTGCTGGCGTTGCCGGGGGTGTTCTTCACGCGGTTCAGCGTGGTGGCGCCCGGGGCGGCGGACAACCTCAGCGGCGCCCTGCTCACTGTGGCGCTGGCCGAACACTATTCCCGTCCGGAGAACCGTCTGGCGGACACGGAAATCGTGGCGCTGGTCACGGGGTCGGAGGAGGCGGGGCTGTGCGGCGCGGCGGCCTTCGCGGCGCGCCACAAGGCGGAGTGGGGGGATGTGGAGACAGTGGCGCTGGCCTTGGACACCTTCAACGACAAGGACTGGTTTCGGGTCTATCACCGCGACATGAACGGCGTTGTGCGCAACGACCCGGCATTCTGCCGGTTCCTCCAGGAGACCGGCCAGACCCTCGGGCTGAGCCTGCCCCTGGCCGTGGTGACTGTGGGGTCGAGCGACGCCGCCGCTTTCAGCCGGGCGGGCATTCCCGCCGCCCTGCTGGCGGCCATGGACCCCCGCCCGGCCCACTACTACCACAATCGGCGGGACACCTGGGAGAACCTGGATGCGTCCTGTCTGGAGCTGGGCTGCCGGATGGCGGCGGCCTCCGTGGACCGGTTTGGGGCGGGACACCTGGCCCGCTGA
- a CDS encoding nucleotide exchange factor GrpE — translation MADEKDERELADNAPVEDAPEAFPGSCGCDCDCSGACADCAAPPEEPDPLDVLAGALAASEKERVLYKDQLLRARAEFDNYRKRVARDAEQLRRTAAQDLLRDLLAVADNLERALEHAGVSDDGGVAEGVRMVLRQMQDLMASRGVAGIPAAGEAFDPNLHEALAMQPSDDCPAGMVLVEFQKGYTLDGAVLRPAKVVVSSGPAEAADTPPAGDASAETQETNN, via the coding sequence ATGGCGGACGAAAAGGACGAAAGAGAGCTTGCGGACAACGCCCCCGTAGAGGACGCGCCCGAGGCGTTTCCCGGCAGCTGCGGCTGCGACTGCGACTGTTCCGGGGCCTGCGCGGACTGCGCCGCCCCCCCGGAGGAGCCGGACCCCCTGGATGTGCTCGCGGGCGCCCTGGCGGCCTCGGAAAAGGAGCGCGTCCTGTACAAGGACCAGCTCCTGCGCGCGCGCGCCGAGTTCGACAACTACCGCAAGCGCGTGGCGCGCGACGCGGAGCAGCTGCGCCGCACGGCGGCCCAGGACCTGCTGCGCGACCTGCTCGCCGTGGCGGACAATCTGGAGCGCGCCCTGGAGCACGCCGGCGTCTCCGACGACGGCGGGGTGGCCGAGGGCGTGCGGATGGTTCTGCGCCAGATGCAGGACCTGATGGCGTCGCGCGGCGTCGCCGGCATTCCGGCGGCGGGCGAGGCTTTCGACCCGAACCTGCACGAGGCGCTGGCCATGCAGCCCTCGGACGACTGCCCCGCCGGCATGGTGCTGGTGGAGTTTCAAAAGGGATACACCCTGGACGGCGCGGTGCTCCGCCCGGCCAAGGTCGTGGTCAGCAGCGGACCCGCGGAGGCGGCGGACACGCCGCCCGCCGGAGACGCGTCCGCTGAGACTCAAGAGACAAACAACTAG
- a CDS encoding aminotransferase class I/II-fold pyridoxal phosphate-dependent enzyme: MSFIAERMNQIDASGIRKIFALAAQMKDPINLSIGQPDYDVDELCKDEAVRQIRAGFNSYTQTWGIQELREACSAYYERRFGFPLKNVMITSGVSGGLFLALMATVGPGDEVICADPYFVMYKHLVNLLGGTSVPVDTYPDFKLTADRIAGAITPRTKALIISSPANPTGVMMNGEELQAVAALARRHNLLVISDEIYESLSYDGTPASIAGMYDNVVCLNGFSKNAAMTGWRVGFAAGPDEIIQAMNTLQQYTFVCAPSFAQKAAVLALEADMTAKVDAYRTKRDIIFEGLKDLFPVTRPGGAFYIFPQAPDGDGDAFVRKAIENNVLIIPGSVFSEKKTHFRISFANKDETLKRGIEVLRRIAGETGA; encoded by the coding sequence ATGAGTTTCATCGCGGAACGGATGAACCAGATTGACGCCAGCGGCATCCGCAAGATTTTCGCGCTGGCCGCGCAGATGAAGGACCCGATCAACCTGAGCATCGGCCAGCCGGACTATGACGTGGATGAGCTGTGCAAGGACGAGGCGGTGCGCCAGATCCGCGCCGGGTTCAACTCGTACACGCAGACCTGGGGCATCCAGGAACTCCGCGAGGCGTGCTCGGCGTACTACGAGCGGCGCTTCGGGTTCCCGCTGAAGAACGTCATGATCACGTCGGGCGTGTCCGGCGGCTTGTTTCTGGCGCTGATGGCGACCGTTGGCCCGGGGGACGAGGTGATCTGCGCGGACCCGTATTTCGTGATGTACAAGCACCTGGTGAACCTGCTGGGCGGCACGTCGGTGCCCGTGGACACCTACCCGGACTTCAAACTGACGGCGGACCGGATCGCCGGGGCGATCACGCCGCGGACCAAGGCCCTCATCATCAGCAGCCCGGCGAACCCCACGGGGGTCATGATGAACGGCGAAGAGCTGCAGGCCGTGGCCGCCCTGGCGCGCAGGCACAACCTGCTGGTCATCAGCGACGAGATCTACGAGTCCCTGTCCTATGACGGGACTCCGGCGTCCATCGCGGGAATGTACGACAACGTTGTCTGCCTGAACGGTTTCTCGAAAAACGCCGCCATGACGGGGTGGCGCGTGGGCTTCGCGGCGGGGCCGGACGAGATCATCCAGGCAATGAACACGCTCCAGCAGTACACCTTCGTGTGCGCGCCGTCCTTCGCCCAGAAGGCGGCGGTGCTCGCGCTGGAGGCGGACATGACGGCGAAGGTGGATGCCTACCGCACCAAGCGCGACATCATCTTTGAGGGGCTGAAGGACCTCTTCCCGGTCACCCGGCCCGGCGGCGCGTTCTACATCTTCCCGCAGGCGCCGGACGGCGACGGCGACGCCTTTGTGCGGAAGGCCATTGAGAACAACGTGCTGATCATTCCGGGGAGCGTGTTCTCCGAGAAGAAGACCCATTTCCGCATCTCCTTCGCCAACAAGGACGAGACGCTCAAGCGGGGCATCGAGGTGCTCCGCCGGATTGCCGGGGAGACAGGGGCCTGA
- a CDS encoding citrate synthase → MDNAKLILGGKEYEFPTFVGTENELAVDIKKLRDMTGAITYDPGYGNTGACKSAITYIDGEAGILRYRGYPIEQLAGSIRYSAAAYLMVFGRIPTDEEFLEWRRALTMNSFVHSSQVSFLDHYPTSAHPMNILGSMVSSMSSFYPYDAEDDAHLQLNIQRLIGQVKTIAAYSYRKSVGLPYTYPKADHSYAANFLRMMFSSPAEEYVVPKVMEDALDMLLILHMDHEQNCSTSTVRMVCSSGANIYAAVSAGINALWGKLHGGANEAVLNMLMRIHQDGGNVDKYVAMAKDKSSDFRLMGFGHRVYKNFDPRATLLKGAVDRILEEMGIHDPLLDIAKQLEEVALKDDFFIARKLYPNIDFYSGIIYRAMGIPTEMFTVLFAIGRMPGWIAHFLEMRQDPDLRIQRPRQIYTGETLREYNG, encoded by the coding sequence ATGGACAACGCGAAACTGATTCTCGGCGGCAAGGAATACGAGTTTCCAACCTTTGTGGGCACCGAGAACGAGTTGGCGGTGGACATCAAGAAGCTCCGCGATATGACAGGGGCGATCACCTACGACCCCGGTTACGGGAACACGGGCGCCTGCAAGAGCGCGATCACCTACATTGACGGGGAGGCGGGCATCCTGCGCTACCGGGGGTACCCCATCGAGCAGCTTGCCGGGAGCATCCGCTATTCGGCGGCGGCGTATCTGATGGTTTTCGGCCGGATTCCCACGGACGAGGAGTTTCTGGAGTGGCGGCGCGCGCTGACCATGAACAGTTTCGTCCATTCGAGCCAGGTGAGCTTTCTGGACCACTATCCGACCTCGGCCCACCCGATGAACATCCTGGGATCCATGGTGTCGTCCATGTCCTCCTTCTACCCCTACGACGCGGAGGACGACGCCCACCTCCAGTTGAACATTCAGCGGCTGATCGGCCAGGTGAAGACGATCGCGGCCTACTCGTACCGGAAGTCGGTGGGGCTGCCCTACACTTACCCGAAGGCGGACCACAGCTACGCGGCGAACTTTCTGCGGATGATGTTCTCGTCCCCCGCGGAGGAGTACGTGGTGCCGAAGGTGATGGAGGACGCGCTGGACATGCTGCTGATCCTCCACATGGACCACGAGCAGAACTGCAGCACGTCCACGGTGCGCATGGTGTGCAGCTCGGGCGCGAACATCTACGCGGCGGTGTCGGCGGGCATCAACGCGCTGTGGGGCAAGCTGCACGGCGGGGCGAACGAGGCCGTGCTGAACATGCTCATGCGGATCCACCAGGACGGCGGCAATGTGGACAAATACGTCGCGATGGCCAAGGACAAATCGAGCGATTTCCGGCTGATGGGCTTCGGCCACCGGGTGTACAAGAACTTCGACCCGCGCGCCACGCTGCTCAAGGGGGCGGTGGACCGCATTTTGGAGGAGATGGGCATCCACGACCCGCTGCTGGACATCGCGAAGCAGCTGGAGGAGGTCGCCCTCAAGGATGACTTCTTCATCGCGCGCAAGCTGTACCCGAACATTGACTTCTACAGCGGGATCATCTACCGGGCCATGGGCATCCCCACGGAGATGTTCACGGTGCTGTTCGCCATCGGCCGCATGCCCGGCTGGATCGCCCACTTCCTTGAGATGCGGCAGGATCCGGACCTGCGCATCCAGCGGCCCCGCCAGATATACACCGGCGAGACCCTGAGGGAATACAACGGCTGA